From the Candidatus Saccharimonadaceae bacterium ML1 genome, one window contains:
- a CDS encoding Guanylate kinase-like domain-containing protein has protein sequence MLENNLKNLIKNYQPNQAAIDVVRRTKIVLLVGISGAGKDTLKRRLLEDAEFADIVSYTTRQPRQNAGVMETPGVDYHFIDEAMAVKMLENHEFIEAKFVHGTVYGTGAKEIQAIAEAGKITVTDIDVQGVDEYKNLSQTVVAIFLLPPNYDEWRRRLQTRYASVEEFEAEWPKRFASAIKELTHALEVPYYHFIINDNLDETVRIAGDIARKPDAYNRKDDEARLVARDLLEELQGLAQPRRG, from the coding sequence ATGCTTGAAAATAACCTAAAAAATCTGATCAAAAATTACCAACCGAACCAAGCGGCGATTGATGTTGTCAGGCGTACCAAAATCGTGCTGCTGGTCGGTATTTCTGGTGCCGGTAAGGACACGCTTAAGCGCCGTTTGCTCGAGGATGCGGAGTTTGCTGACATCGTGTCCTATACTACGCGGCAGCCGCGGCAAAACGCTGGCGTGATGGAAACGCCGGGCGTTGATTATCATTTTATTGATGAGGCGATGGCGGTGAAGATGCTAGAAAACCACGAATTTATCGAGGCGAAATTTGTGCACGGCACGGTTTATGGCACCGGCGCGAAGGAAATTCAAGCGATCGCCGAGGCGGGCAAAATCACCGTGACCGACATCGATGTGCAGGGTGTGGACGAGTATAAGAACCTGTCGCAGACAGTTGTTGCGATTTTTTTATTGCCGCCGAACTACGACGAGTGGCGCCGCCGATTGCAGACGCGTTATGCGAGCGTTGAGGAATTTGAAGCCGAATGGCCGAAACGTTTTGCAAGCGCCATCAAAGAGCTAACGCATGCTTTGGAAGTGCCGTACTATCACTTTATTATTAACGACAATTTGGACGAAACGGTGCGTATCGCAGGTGATATCGCGCGAAAACCGGATGCATATAATCGCAAAGACGATGAAGCGCGGCTAGTGGCGCGGGATCTGCTTGAGGAATTGCAAGGGTTGGCGCAGCCGCGCCGCGGATAG
- a CDS encoding Putative 5'(3')-deoxyribonucleotidase encodes MLKNNEKKPILYIDMDGTLVDFVSAFDRVELEILREYDGRPDDIPGIFALMDPMPGAIEAIERLRQKYDLYILSSSPWENPTALGDKLAWVKKYFGGEKDSLFYKKVIFSSAKHLSRGDILIDDRTANGAGDFEGEHILFGSQDFPDWEAVLDRLL; translated from the coding sequence ATGTTGAAAAATAACGAAAAGAAGCCGATTCTCTACATCGACATGGACGGGACGCTGGTGGATTTTGTGTCGGCGTTTGATAGGGTTGAGCTGGAAATTTTGCGCGAATACGACGGGCGACCGGATGATATCCCCGGGATTTTCGCGCTGATGGATCCGATGCCGGGCGCGATTGAGGCTATTGAGAGACTGCGGCAAAAATACGACCTTTACATTTTATCGTCGTCGCCGTGGGAAAATCCGACGGCGCTGGGTGATAAGTTGGCGTGGGTGAAAAAGTATTTTGGCGGCGAAAAAGACAGCTTGTTTTATAAAAAAGTCATCTTTTCGTCAGCTAAGCACTTGAGCCGCGGCGACATTCTGATTGACGACCGCACAGCAAACGGCGCGGGCGATTTCGAGGGCGAGCATATATTGTTCGGCAGCCAGGATTTTCCTGATTGGGAGGCTGTGTTGGATAGGCTTTTATGA
- a CDS encoding DUF262 domain-containing protein, with translation MEETKFSLNQTPISTILAWVESGAIAIPEIQRPFVWTSSQVRDLMDSLYQGYPVGYIITWQNPDVRLKDGSTSQGKRILIDGQQRITALRAAISGLNVIDKNYKKRRIAISFNPITEEFRTRTSSTERGKEWIGDIAEVMVNGYDTLTFVDEYVAKNPNTTRQEINSRLNRLIQIKNKQIGEIQLSPALDINIVNEIFVRINASGVNLSNADFAMSRIAVYEKEPGDEMGMKLRKFIDYFAHLSAAPEQFETIAENDTHFAATDYFAKISWLKNETDDLYDPTYNDIIRVIGLTQFARGKLGDIVALLSGRNFETRQNEKEIADESFKKLEKGLYQFTNENKFKHFVQNVLRGSGYDEPGMLIARNAVNYAYAMYLRLLDVGENHAMVNSSVRRLLAISLMTGRHSGSFETRFEQDIKRINQPGDITKFIATLEEQELSDAFWNSTLVDEFDKPTVNNPFWHMFVAAQNKLLKQSFLSKSNLARDLATGEIHHIFPKNYLVKNGYDKTKYNRIANFVHLKNDINVSVSDAAPNKYLSNILSGDNNHHSDIASEKELVDNFNDNAIPQMLIEADADDYADFLRQRQRLMAQMLREYYESL, from the coding sequence ATGGAAGAAACGAAATTTTCTCTAAATCAAACACCGATTAGCACGATTTTGGCTTGGGTGGAGAGCGGGGCGATTGCTATCCCGGAAATTCAGCGCCCGTTTGTTTGGACTAGCAGCCAAGTGCGCGATTTGATGGATTCGCTTTACCAAGGCTATCCGGTTGGCTATATAATAACCTGGCAGAATCCAGATGTGAGGCTGAAGGATGGTTCTACTTCGCAGGGTAAGCGGATTTTGATCGATGGGCAGCAGCGAATCACTGCGTTGCGAGCGGCGATAAGCGGCTTGAATGTGATTGATAAAAATTATAAAAAACGCCGCATCGCTATTTCGTTCAATCCGATTACAGAGGAATTTCGTACGCGCACAAGTTCGACGGAGCGCGGCAAAGAATGGATTGGCGATATCGCCGAAGTTATGGTGAATGGCTATGATACGCTAACGTTTGTCGATGAATATGTTGCCAAAAATCCAAACACGACGCGCCAGGAAATTAACTCGCGCTTGAATCGCCTTATTCAAATTAAAAATAAACAAATTGGCGAAATTCAATTAAGTCCGGCGCTTGACATCAATATCGTTAATGAAATTTTTGTACGCATCAATGCTAGCGGCGTAAATTTGAGCAACGCGGATTTTGCGATGAGTAGAATTGCTGTTTACGAAAAAGAGCCGGGCGATGAAATGGGTATGAAGCTGCGTAAATTCATCGATTACTTTGCGCACTTATCGGCCGCGCCGGAGCAGTTTGAAACTATTGCAGAGAACGATACGCATTTTGCCGCGACGGATTATTTTGCGAAAATCTCGTGGCTCAAGAACGAGACGGACGATTTGTATGATCCGACTTACAACGACATCATCCGCGTCATCGGCTTGACGCAATTTGCGCGCGGTAAATTGGGCGATATCGTAGCGCTGCTTTCTGGGCGTAATTTTGAAACCCGCCAAAACGAAAAAGAGATTGCCGATGAATCGTTCAAAAAATTAGAAAAAGGACTGTACCAATTTACGAACGAAAATAAGTTCAAGCATTTTGTGCAAAATGTTTTGCGGGGGAGTGGCTATGATGAGCCTGGCATGTTGATCGCGCGTAACGCTGTAAATTATGCGTACGCAATGTATTTGCGGCTGCTGGATGTTGGCGAAAATCATGCTATGGTTAATTCGTCGGTGCGGCGTTTGCTGGCGATTTCGTTGATGACCGGTCGCCATTCTGGCAGCTTTGAGACGCGGTTCGAGCAAGATATTAAGCGCATCAATCAGCCGGGCGATATTACGAAATTTATCGCCACGCTCGAAGAGCAGGAACTTTCGGATGCTTTTTGGAATTCAACTTTGGTTGATGAATTTGATAAGCCAACGGTCAATAATCCGTTTTGGCATATGTTCGTGGCGGCACAGAATAAGTTGCTCAAACAAAGCTTTTTGTCAAAAAGCAACCTAGCGCGCGATTTAGCGACAGGCGAAATTCATCATATTTTCCCGAAAAATTATTTGGTGAAAAACGGCTATGACAAGACAAAATATAACCGAATCGCCAACTTTGTCCATTTGAAAAATGACATCAATGTTTCGGTTAGCGACGCTGCTCCGAATAAATATTTGAGTAATATTTTGAGCGGAGACAATAATCATCACAGCGATATTGCGAGCGAAAAGGAGCTCGTAGATAACTTTAACGATAACGCAATTCCGCAAATGTTGATCGAGGCAGACGCAGATGATTATGCTGATTTTCTGCGGCAGCGGCAGCGTTTGATGGCGCAAATGCTGAGAGAGTATTACGAGAGTTTGTAG
- a CDS encoding GTP-binding protein LepA, producing the protein MSQIIVQPLPGYKEVKPFVYAGFFPVSNEDYNDLKEAIEKLSLSDSALQFEPENSPVLGYGVRIGFLGLLHMDIVRERLEREYDLDLVVTNPSTDYQVTLTNGEEIDIKSASELPDVAKISEVREPWIDGEIVVPQDYIGAVIQLIVAKRGRQKNLSYIDERALISFTAPLANLLTDFYDQLKSVTSGYGSFNYELAGYQPEDLVRVDFYVAGEMIDALSVMCHRSEAPGLGREIVKKLKDVVPRQSFEVALQAAIGGKFIARENIGAYRKDVTGYLYGGDVSRKKKLLAKQARGKKRMKRFGKVDIPSEAFTVMLKRD; encoded by the coding sequence ATGTCGCAAATAATAGTCCAGCCCCTCCCCGGCTACAAAGAAGTCAAGCCCTTCGTCTATGCGGGCTTTTTTCCGGTGAGCAATGAGGATTATAATGATCTGAAAGAGGCTATTGAAAAGCTGAGTCTCAGCGATTCAGCGTTGCAGTTTGAACCAGAAAATTCGCCAGTGCTGGGCTATGGTGTGCGGATCGGTTTTCTTGGGCTACTCCATATGGATATTGTTCGTGAGCGGTTGGAGCGAGAGTATGATCTCGATCTAGTCGTTACTAATCCATCTACTGACTATCAGGTAACCTTGACCAATGGCGAAGAAATCGATATTAAGAGTGCATCCGAGCTACCGGACGTGGCAAAAATTAGCGAAGTGCGCGAGCCGTGGATCGATGGTGAAATCGTGGTGCCGCAAGACTACATCGGTGCGGTGATTCAGCTGATTGTCGCCAAGCGCGGCCGGCAGAAAAACCTCAGCTACATCGACGAGCGGGCGCTGATTTCCTTTACGGCGCCGCTGGCAAATCTGCTGACGGATTTTTATGACCAATTGAAGTCAGTGACCAGCGGGTATGGTTCGTTTAACTATGAGCTGGCGGGCTATCAGCCAGAAGATTTGGTGCGCGTGGATTTTTATGTGGCAGGCGAGATGATTGATGCGCTAAGTGTGATGTGTCACCGCTCAGAAGCGCCAGGCTTGGGTCGGGAAATTGTCAAGAAACTCAAAGACGTGGTGCCGCGCCAGAGTTTTGAAGTGGCATTGCAGGCAGCAATCGGCGGCAAGTTTATCGCCCGCGAAAACATCGGCGCTTACCGCAAAGATGTCACCGGCTACCTCTACGGCGGCGACGTCAGCCGTAAAAAGAAACTCCTTGCCAAGCAAGCTCGTGGTAAAAAACGCATGAAACGCTTCGGTAAGGTTGACATTCCGAGTGAAGCGTTTACGGTGATGTTGAAGCGGGATTAA
- a CDS encoding GTP-binding protein, with the protein MKLDRIRNFCIIAHIDHGKSTLADRMMEMTGTVAKREMKSQLLDSMELEREKGITIKLAPVRMKYEYQLEQSDISHSSERNRTAQTNLDCMGGMYDLNLIDTPGHVDFSYEVSRSLQACEGAVLVVDASQGIQAQTLANVYLAMEQDLAIIPVLNKVDLPAADVPRVSRQVINLLGCREDEIIQISAKTGNNVDQVLAAIVKRVPAPTGNMHDKTRALIFDSYYDDYRGVILYVRVVDGQIKKSEAIHMMATGANGLALEVGHLSPGMIPDPSLGTGEIGYIVTNLKTTREARVGDTVTLKKYIG; encoded by the coding sequence GTGAAGTTAGACCGCATTCGTAATTTTTGTATTATTGCGCACATTGACCATGGCAAATCGACGCTCGCCGACCGCATGATGGAGATGACGGGGACGGTAGCGAAGCGCGAGATGAAATCGCAACTGCTGGATAGCATGGAACTAGAGCGCGAGAAAGGGATTACCATAAAGCTGGCGCCGGTGCGGATGAAATATGAGTATCAGCTGGAGCAATCTGATATTTCACACAGCTCGGAGCGGAACAGGACCGCTCAAACAAATTTAGATTGTATGGGCGGTATGTATGATCTTAATCTTATTGATACCCCGGGTCACGTTGATTTTAGCTATGAGGTGTCGCGTAGTTTGCAGGCATGCGAAGGTGCGGTACTAGTGGTTGACGCTAGCCAGGGGATTCAAGCGCAAACGCTTGCAAATGTATATTTGGCGATGGAACAGGATTTGGCGATTATTCCCGTGCTCAATAAAGTTGATTTACCGGCTGCCGACGTGCCGCGCGTATCTCGGCAAGTGATCAATCTGCTCGGCTGCCGCGAAGATGAGATAATTCAGATTTCGGCGAAGACGGGAAATAACGTTGACCAGGTTCTTGCGGCGATCGTTAAACGGGTTCCAGCGCCGACAGGCAACATGCATGATAAGACGCGCGCGTTGATTTTCGATAGTTATTATGATGATTACCGCGGGGTGATTTTGTATGTCCGAGTGGTTGACGGGCAGATCAAAAAAAGCGAAGCGATTCATATGATGGCAACTGGCGCGAATGGCTTGGCGCTGGAAGTTGGTCATCTCAGCCCCGGTATGATCCCCGACCCGTCGCTCGGTACCGGTGAAATTGGCTACATCGTTACCAACCTGAAGACTACGCGTGAAGCGCGGGTGGGTGATACGGTGACACTGAAGAAGTACATAGGCTAG
- a CDS encoding Murein biosynthesis integral membrane protein MurJ: MRGKGRVRSVVARANSKLSVQWAAALLSGSTLLSSLLGIYRERLINGMYYDTYKVGADAYVAAFTIPDFMFFILVSGALSVSFIPVFNQRLATGNKKSAWELSSSLVNFLALITLVTSVLIIIFADPLVRYVVGPGFDEQGRSLAVSMMRVIAVNPFLFAVATVLSSMQQAIGRFTFLALAPTIYNIGIVVGARWFTGGINIFGWQVFEGGIMGVALGVVLGAILQLVVSSLGLIGTDFDYRWKISWKNKGFRRVLRLLPPRSLDQGIDYFNSIVEINLASRMAQGVTRAYQQASSLSLMPVNLVGVAISNAAFPRMTERLAEGRPDLFKKELRSVMRWILWLALPIAVITYFARGYVVAFVKNGGDLLIANILGALVISILFRTIYHIMARSFYAQQDTKTPLYISVGTITLNIILAVIFTFAFGWGVFGLAWAQSIVAVVEVIVLFVILCRRMPGIFTRDFIQAAVKMVLASAGMGAITYATTQLLQLQSSDMSFMSTFPKFSMIVLVSFCVYVELSVLLKLREADPVLGRLYKLFFGRLRR; this comes from the coding sequence ATGAGGGGGAAAGGTCGAGTCAGGTCGGTCGTCGCGCGCGCCAACAGCAAATTGTCGGTACAGTGGGCGGCCGCACTGTTGTCTGGCTCAACGCTGCTTTCAAGCTTGCTCGGCATATATCGCGAGCGCTTGATCAACGGCATGTATTACGACACTTATAAAGTAGGCGCCGATGCGTATGTAGCGGCGTTTACGATTCCCGATTTCATGTTTTTCATTTTAGTGTCGGGTGCGCTCAGCGTGTCGTTTATTCCGGTGTTTAATCAGCGTTTAGCAACTGGCAATAAAAAGTCGGCATGGGAATTGAGTTCAAGCTTAGTGAATTTTTTGGCGCTCATTACGCTTGTGACAAGCGTGCTGATTATTATATTCGCCGATCCGCTCGTGCGCTACGTTGTTGGTCCGGGATTTGACGAACAAGGGCGCAGCTTGGCGGTAAGCATGATGCGCGTGATTGCAGTGAATCCGTTTTTGTTTGCAGTTGCGACAGTGCTGTCAAGCATGCAGCAGGCAATTGGGCGGTTTACCTTTTTGGCGCTTGCGCCGACGATATACAATATTGGTATTGTGGTCGGCGCGCGCTGGTTCACGGGCGGTATCAATATTTTTGGCTGGCAGGTGTTTGAGGGCGGCATCATGGGTGTGGCGCTTGGCGTGGTGCTTGGCGCAATTTTACAGCTTGTTGTGAGCTCGCTTGGATTGATCGGTACAGACTTTGACTATCGCTGGAAAATATCGTGGAAAAATAAGGGATTCCGGCGCGTATTGCGGCTGCTGCCGCCGCGTTCGCTTGACCAGGGGATTGATTATTTTAATAGTATCGTTGAGATAAACTTAGCATCGCGCATGGCGCAAGGGGTGACGCGCGCATACCAGCAGGCGTCAAGTTTGAGCTTGATGCCGGTGAATCTGGTCGGCGTGGCGATTAGCAATGCGGCATTTCCGCGCATGACCGAGCGGCTAGCAGAGGGGCGCCCGGACTTGTTCAAAAAGGAACTACGTTCAGTGATGCGCTGGATTCTGTGGCTGGCGCTGCCGATTGCGGTGATTACGTATTTTGCGCGCGGTTATGTCGTGGCGTTTGTGAAGAACGGCGGCGACTTATTGATCGCGAATATTCTAGGCGCGCTTGTTATTTCTATTTTGTTTCGTACGATTTACCATATCATGGCGCGCTCGTTCTACGCGCAGCAGGATACGAAAACGCCGCTGTATATTTCAGTCGGGACGATTACATTGAATATTATTCTCGCAGTAATCTTTACGTTTGCGTTTGGTTGGGGCGTGTTCGGGCTGGCATGGGCGCAATCAATTGTCGCAGTCGTCGAGGTGATCGTTTTATTTGTAATTTTGTGCCGTCGTATGCCGGGAATTTTTACGCGTGATTTTATACAGGCAGCGGTAAAGATGGTTTTGGCAAGCGCTGGCATGGGCGCGATTACGTATGCGACGACGCAACTGCTGCAGCTGCAGAGCAGCGACATGAGCTTTATGTCGACCTTCCCGAAGTTTTCGATGATCGTGCTTGTGAGTTTTTGCGTGTATGTTGAGTTGAGTGTGCTACTTAAACTGCGCGAAGCCGATCCGGTGCTTGGGCGGCTATATAAACTCTTCTTTGGGAGATTGCGCCGGTGA